Genomic DNA from Leptotrichia wadei:
CAATATAACTTCCTTATTATTTATTAATTTCAAATCCAATTTATCCTTATACAATTCAACTATTTTTTCAGAACTTTCTGCAAACGGTTCTTCCCCAAAATGAGGAACTATATAAAAATCTATTAGATTCATTCCCGTGTAATCACTCAGTTCCTTTGCCAACGTCTTATCATCTGCAAGAGAAGCATATTCGATATTAGGACCTGTTATTACAGACCCTGCCGATTCTCCAATATAAAGCAATCCTTTTTCTATTCTTTCCTTCAAATAAGAAATTAAATTTTTTCTTTTCAATTCTTGTAATAAATAAAATGTATTTCCACCAGAAATAAAGATTATCTCTGCCTTCGATAATTTCTCCTTTACAGTTTTTTCTGAAAAAATAGAAATATCTAAATTATCTACTTCATATCCAATATCCTCAAAAGCTTTCTCTGTAAGATACATATAATTCTTATATTCTTCCACATTAGCTGCTGTCGGAATAAATAATATTTTTTTACTTTTAGTATTTTTATCCAAAAATTCTTTTACAAATCCTATACTTTCGTATAAAGATGACGTCAAAATCATATTTTTCAAAAAAATCAACCTCCTAATCCAACTTGAAGTTATCTCCAAGGTAAACTCTTCTGGCAGTTTCATCATTCGCAATTTGCTCACCAGTTCCAGAAATCAAGATTGTCCCTTCAGCCATTATATATGCTCTTTCAGTAATTCTCAATGTTTCACGTACATTATGGTCTGTAATTAATATTCCAAGCCCACGTTCCTTTAATTGCATTATTATATTCTGAATATCTTCTACTGCAATCGGATCAACTCCTGCAAAAGGTTCATCAAGTAGTATAAAATCAGGATTTGTAGAAATCGTTCGAGCAATCTCCACCCGTCTACGTTCCCCTCCTGAAAGTGCATATCCCAAACTTTTTGCAACGTGCGATAATTTAAATTCTTCAATCAGACTTTGCATTGTAGCAATACGTTCCTTCTTTCTCACTCCACGCATTTCCAAAACTGAAACGATATTTTCCTCCACAGTCAAGTTTCTAAAAACAGATGCCTCCTGCGGCAAATATCCTAGTCCAAGCCTAGCTCTTTTAAACATCGGTAAGTTTGTAATTTCCTGACCATTATACATAACTCTTCCGTGATTTGGTCTTACAATCCCTGTAATCATATAAAACGTAGTCGTCTTTCCTGCCCCATTCGGTCCAAGAAGTCCCACAACCTCGCCCTTTTCCATCGCAAGACTTACATTTTTTACGACTTCCCTATTTTTATATATCTTTTTCAAGCTATCGGCTTCTATACTAATTTTTCTAGCCATATTCTCTCCTATTTATTTTCTTTTTTCTATTCATTTGTAAAAAATTCTAATTTTTTTATTTCTTTCCCTTTTTTTACAAGATTCAAAATCTCTCTTCGTTATAAACATTACTATTATTCAATTTTACAGCCTTCATTTTTACATTTTTTTCAATTTTTTTCTCTCTTTTTCAATGCCATTTAATGCCATTTATTTATTTTAACTTCTTTTAACTTCAATAAATCTGTTCGGTAATTTAATTTTTTATTTCACAAGGAATCAAAATTTCCTGCTTTAGAACATTTGTTTTATTAAATTCTAAATACATATAGTTTCCGAGCAAGCCTAATAATTTTAAATTCTTAAAATTATTATTACTTCGATATATTATAAATCATTTTTGCTTTTTTTTCTACTTTTTTTTAAAATTGACCACGTAAAAATTTAACAAAAGATAGCAAGAAGTCACCAACTTTCTATAAGTGAGAGATGAATTTCTTTTTTTGTAAAAAAATTGAGAAAAGAGATACATATATGATATAATT
This window encodes:
- a CDS encoding Type 1 glutamine amidotransferase-like domain-containing protein, which codes for MKNMILTSSLYESIGFVKEFLDKNTKSKKILFIPTAANVEEYKNYMYLTEKAFEDIGYEVDNLDISIFSEKTVKEKLSKAEIIFISGGNTFYLLQELKRKNLISYLKERIEKGLLYIGESAGSVITGPNIEYASLADDKTLAKELSDYTGMNLIDFYIVPHFGEEPFAESSEKIVELYKDKLDLKLINNKEVILIENDDFRIIKEKNKNR
- the lptB gene encoding LPS export ABC transporter ATP-binding protein, which encodes MARKISIEADSLKKIYKNREVVKNVSLAMEKGEVVGLLGPNGAGKTTTFYMITGIVRPNHGRVMYNGQEITNLPMFKRARLGLGYLPQEASVFRNLTVEENIVSVLEMRGVRKKERIATMQSLIEEFKLSHVAKSLGYALSGGERRRVEIARTISTNPDFILLDEPFAGVDPIAVEDIQNIIMQLKERGLGILITDHNVRETLRITERAYIMAEGTILISGTGEQIANDETARRVYLGDNFKLD